In Micromonospora ferruginea, the sequence CCTACTGCGCGGTCGGCTGCGGGCAACGGGTCTTCCACTCCGACGGACAGGTCACCCAGATCGAGGGCGACCCGGACAGCCCGATCTCCCGCGGCCGGCTCTGCCCGAAGGGCTCGGCCAGCAAGAGCCTGGTGACCAGCCCGCTGCGCCAGACGAAGGTCCGCTACCGCCGGCCGTACGCGACCGAGTGGGAGGACCTGGACCTCGACGTCGCGCTCGACATGATCGCCGACCGGATCCTCGCCGCCCGCGCGGAGACCTGGGAGGACGTCGACGAGAAGGGGCGACCGCTCAACCGGACGCTCGGCATCTCCAGCCTCGGTGGCGCGACGCTGGACAACGAGGAGAACTACCTCATCAAGAAGCTGTTCACGGCGATGGGGGCACTCCAGATCGAGAACCAGGCCCGTATTTGACACTCCGCCACCGTCCCCGGTCTGGGGACCAGCTTCGGTCGCGGCGGCGCGACGGACTTCCAGCAGGACCTCGCCAACGCTGACGTCATCGTCATCCAGGGCTCCAACATGGCCGAGGCCCACCCGGTGGGCTTCCAGTGGGTGATGGAGGCGAAGAAGCGCGGCGCGAAGGTCTTCCACGTCGACCCGCGGTTCACCCGCACCAGCGCGCTCGCCGACACCTACCTGCCGATCCGGGCGGGCACGGACATCGCGCTGCTCGGCGGCGTGGTGCGCTACATCCTGGACAACGAGCTGGACTTCCGGGAGTACGTGCTGGCCTACACCAACGCGGCCACCATCGTCAGCGAGAAGTTCGCCGACACCGAGGACCTGGACGGCCTCTTCTCCGGCTACAACCCGGAGACCGGCTCCTACGACCACGCGAGCTGGCAGTACGAGGGCCAGGAGGGCAACACCACGATCCGGGGCACCGGCAAGGAACGCGACTCGGCGTCCGGGCTGGAGCACGAGTCGCACGGTGAGCCGGTGCCGGCGCAGACCCAGCGGGACGAGACGTTGCAGCACCCACGCTGCGTCTACCAGATCCTCAAGCGGCACTTCTCCCGCTACACCCCGGAGATGGTGGCCCGGGTCTGCGGCATTCCGGAGGAGAAGTTCCTGGAGCTGGCCCGCGCCTGGACGGAGAACTCCGGCCGGGAGCGCACCGGCGCGCTGGTCTACTCGGTCGGCTGGACGCAGCACAGCGTCGGCGTGCAGTACATCCGCACCGGCTCGATCATCCAGACGCTGCTGGGCAACATGGGCCGGCCGGGCGGCGGCATCCTGGCGCTGCGCGGGCACGCCAGCATCCAGGGCTCCACCGACATCCCGACGCTGTTCAACCTGCTGCCCGGCTACCTGCCGATGCCGCACCACGCCGACCACCCGACGTTCGACAAGTGGGTCGACAGCATCCGCCACCCCGGCCAGAAGGGCTTCTGGGGCAACTCGCGGGCGTTCGCGGCGAGCCTGCTCAAGGCGTACTGGGGTGACGCGGCCACGCCGGAGAACGACTTCGGCTACGGCTGGCTGCCCCGGATGACCGGCGACCACGGGACCTACCAGCAGGTCCTGAACATGATCGACGGCAAGGTGAAGGGCTACTTCCTGCTCGGGCAGAACCCCGCGGTCGGCTCGGCGCACGGCCGGGCCCAGCGCCTCGGCATGGCCAACCTGGACTGGCTGGTGGTCCGCGACCTGTTCCTGATCGAGAGCGCCACGTTCTGGAAGAACAGCCCGGAGATCGCCACCGGGGAGATCGTGCCGGAGGAGTGCCGCACCGAGGTGTTCTTCCTGCCGGCCGCCTCGCACGTGGAGAAGGAGGGCACGTTCACCCAGACGCAGCGGATGCTGCAGTGGCGGGAGAAGGCGGTGAACCCGCCCGGCGATGCCCGCTCCGAGCTG encodes:
- the fdh gene encoding formate dehydrogenase translates to MGLKTFIQGWPVYRQLTGTDPLGRGAAAQSARSAGLTPRTETADGVARSVCPYCAVGCGQRVFHSDGQVTQIEGDPDSPISRGRLCPKGSASKSLVTSPLRQTKVRYRRPYATEWEDLDLDVALDMIADRILAARAETWEDVDEKGRPLNRTLGISSLGGATLDNEENYLIKKLFTAMGALQIENQARIUHSATVPGLGTSFGRGGATDFQQDLANADVIVIQGSNMAEAHPVGFQWVMEAKKRGAKVFHVDPRFTRTSALADTYLPIRAGTDIALLGGVVRYILDNELDFREYVLAYTNAATIVSEKFADTEDLDGLFSGYNPETGSYDHASWQYEGQEGNTTIRGTGKERDSASGLEHESHGEPVPAQTQRDETLQHPRCVYQILKRHFSRYTPEMVARVCGIPEEKFLELARAWTENSGRERTGALVYSVGWTQHSVGVQYIRTGSIIQTLLGNMGRPGGGILALRGHASIQGSTDIPTLFNLLPGYLPMPHHADHPTFDKWVDSIRHPGQKGFWGNSRAFAASLLKAYWGDAATPENDFGYGWLPRMTGDHGTYQQVLNMIDGKVKGYFLLGQNPAVGSAHGRAQRLGMANLDWLVVRDLFLIESATFWKNSPEIATGEIVPEECRTEVFFLPAASHVEKEGTFTQTQRMLQWREKAVNPPGDARSELWFFYHLGRVLREKLAASTAPRDRALLDLAWDYPTHGPHAEPSAEAVLREINGFDVATGRPLNAFAEAKDDGSTAIGCWIYTGVYADGVNQAARRKSRHEQDWVAAEWGWAWPANRRTLYNRASADPEGRPWSERKKYVWWDPDAGEWTGYDVPDFEKTKPPSYRPPEDASGPAALAGDDPFVMQGDGKAWLYAPSGVLDGPLPTHYEPAESPMRNPLYGQQANPTRKIYEHPVNRINPSPPEPHSEVFPYVFTVSRLTEHHTAGGMSRTVPRLAELQPEMFVEVSPELAAEAGLAHLGWAHLVSGRAVIEARVLVTDRLTPLRVDGRIIHQVWLPYHFGTEGLVTGDSANDLFGITLDPNVLIQESKVGTCDVRPGRRPTGPALLDLVGDYQRRAGMPADRKVPIVTTDVLGGENAAGSTDEQTPEAAARDGEDHA